The following are from one region of the Bacillaceae bacterium S4-13-56 genome:
- a CDS encoding ArsA family ATPase yields MEEIKSKKILFIGGKGGVGKSTSSSALALAFSKEGERTLLISTDPAHNLGDIFHKKVGSRKTPLETNLWGIEIDPNEESKRYIQGVKQNLKGLVKSSMVEEVHRQIDMASASPGADEAALFDRMVSIILEESEDFDKIVFDTAPTGHTIRLLTLPELMGVWIDGMIERRKKINKNYSQLLNDGEPVEDPVYEVLQKRKEKFSKVREVIMDGKKTGFIFVLNPERLPILETEAAIKQLDKYHLHVKTLIVNKVLPKEADGVFLEKRRQTESAYLEEMRRVFKKQAMIKIPLFEEDVSDMQKLGVFAKHIQKSLREENQS; encoded by the coding sequence ATGGAAGAAATTAAATCGAAAAAAATACTTTTTATCGGTGGAAAGGGTGGGGTTGGTAAGTCTACTTCTTCGTCTGCCTTAGCACTTGCATTTTCAAAAGAAGGAGAAAGGACATTGCTCATTTCTACAGATCCCGCTCATAATCTAGGAGATATCTTTCATAAAAAAGTCGGGTCCAGAAAAACCCCTTTAGAAACTAACCTATGGGGAATTGAAATTGATCCGAACGAAGAATCAAAACGTTATATCCAAGGGGTAAAACAAAACCTAAAGGGACTTGTTAAGTCAAGTATGGTTGAAGAGGTTCATAGACAAATTGATATGGCTAGTGCGTCACCGGGCGCTGATGAGGCTGCCCTATTTGATCGAATGGTTTCTATTATTTTAGAGGAAAGTGAAGACTTCGATAAAATCGTGTTTGATACCGCACCTACTGGTCACACTATTCGATTACTCACCTTACCAGAATTAATGGGTGTCTGGATTGATGGAATGATTGAACGGAGAAAAAAGATCAACAAAAACTACTCCCAATTATTAAATGATGGAGAACCAGTGGAGGATCCTGTTTATGAGGTTCTGCAAAAAAGAAAAGAAAAGTTTTCTAAAGTAAGAGAAGTCATAATGGATGGAAAGAAAACAGGTTTTATTTTTGTTTTAAATCCAGAACGTCTGCCTATTCTTGAGACCGAGGCAGCTATTAAACAATTAGATAAATATCATCTTCACGTAAAAACTCTTATTGTAAATAAAGTCCTTCCTAAAGAAGCAGATGGAGTCTTTCTTGAAAAAAGGAGACAAACAGAATCTGCCTATTTAGAAGAAATGAGAAGAGTATTTAAGAAACAAGCTATGATTAAAATCCCTTTATTTGAAGAAGATGTATCAGATATGCAAAAATTAGGTGTCTTTGCAAAACACATTCAAAAATCATTACGGGAGGAGAATCAGTCTTGA
- a CDS encoding ferritin, whose product MISEKLLTELNEQMNFEFESAHTYMAMAAWCSAESLDGFANFFLVQAEEERFHGMKLYQYINDRREKAYFTGYDTPLNEFDSMLDVFQHAFEQEKKVTSKIYELSDIALDEREHATIQFLKFFLDEQVEEEALFDSIIEKLKRIQGDNTALYLLDEEFANRTFSPERE is encoded by the coding sequence ATGATTAGTGAAAAATTACTTACAGAATTGAATGAGCAAATGAATTTTGAGTTCGAATCTGCCCACACCTATATGGCGATGGCTGCGTGGTGTTCAGCAGAAAGCTTAGATGGATTTGCAAACTTTTTCTTAGTTCAAGCCGAGGAAGAGAGATTTCATGGAATGAAGTTGTATCAATACATTAATGACCGTAGAGAGAAAGCTTATTTTACTGGATACGACACCCCTTTAAACGAATTTGATTCCATGCTAGATGTTTTTCAACATGCCTTTGAACAAGAGAAAAAAGTAACAAGCAAAATTTATGAACTTTCTGACATTGCATTAGATGAACGTGAACATGCAACCATTCAGTTTTTAAAGTTCTTTTTAGATGAGCAAGTTGAAGAAGAAGCATTGTTTGACTCCATTATTGAAAAACTAAAAAGAATTCAGGGTGACAACACCGCACTTTATTTGTTGGATGAAGAATTCGCCAATAGAACTTTTTCTCCAGAAAGAGAATAA
- the ctaD gene encoding cytochrome c oxidase subunit I, with translation MGILLILLKNKFDIRRSFLVQKKGIFWDHLTTVDHKKIGILYLIGGGFFFVLAGLEIFITKIQLLIPMNGFISASTYNELLTMHGTTMIFFAAMPLLFGLMNFIIPLQIGARDVAFPFLNALGFWLFLMGGIILNVSWLVGEVPDAGWTAYAPLSTMSEGHGVDFYALGLQVSGAGSIMGAINFLVTIINMRAPGMTYLRLPLFTWTSFVASGLILLAFPALTVGLFLLMFDRLFGSHFFSVGMGGNEVIWEHLFWIFGHPEVYILVLPAFGIFSEIISTFSKKRLFGYTSMVFATVLIGFLGFMVWAHHMFTVGLGPIANAIFSISTMLIAVPTGIKIFNWLFTMWKGSITVTTPMLWSLGFIPTFTFGGMTGVMLAMAPADYLYHDTYFVVGHFHYVIISGVVFGILGGIHYWWPKMFGYMLNEKVGKTSFWLFFVGFHLTFFVHHILGLIGMPRRYWTYGADQGFDIYHQISFVGVIVMSVGALFYLSNFFYSNRHKVSAGNDPWNGRTLEWSIPSPPPFYNFNQLPLVRGLDPLWIEKMNGKQCLSPSEPLSDIHMPNRSILPFIMALGIGILSIGIIYIDQGIFIAILGGAIILISMLLRSIMDDHGYVLPKSELETKEEQG, from the coding sequence ATGGGTATCTTGCTTATCCTACTAAAGAATAAGTTTGACATAAGGAGGAGTTTTTTGGTGCAAAAAAAAGGAATATTTTGGGACCATTTAACAACTGTAGATCATAAAAAAATTGGAATCCTTTATTTGATAGGTGGGGGGTTTTTCTTTGTATTAGCTGGTTTAGAAATATTTATAACTAAGATTCAATTGCTTATTCCCATGAATGGATTTATTTCGGCGAGTACATACAATGAATTGCTTACCATGCATGGAACAACAATGATTTTCTTTGCGGCAATGCCCCTTCTTTTTGGGCTAATGAACTTTATTATTCCGTTACAAATAGGGGCAAGAGATGTAGCTTTTCCTTTTTTAAATGCTCTTGGATTTTGGTTATTTTTAATGGGTGGTATTATTTTAAACGTAAGTTGGCTTGTTGGAGAAGTTCCAGATGCGGGATGGACCGCTTATGCTCCCCTATCAACGATGTCTGAAGGACATGGTGTAGATTTTTATGCGCTTGGACTACAGGTTTCAGGTGCAGGATCCATCATGGGTGCTATTAACTTTTTGGTAACCATTATAAATATGAGAGCACCAGGAATGACTTATTTACGTCTTCCCTTATTTACTTGGACAAGTTTTGTAGCATCTGGCCTCATATTACTTGCCTTCCCCGCTTTAACGGTTGGTCTTTTCTTATTAATGTTTGACAGACTCTTTGGGTCTCACTTCTTTAGTGTTGGCATGGGGGGAAATGAAGTGATTTGGGAGCATCTATTTTGGATTTTTGGTCATCCCGAAGTCTATATCTTAGTTCTTCCTGCCTTTGGTATTTTTTCAGAGATCATAAGTACATTTTCAAAAAAGAGATTGTTTGGATATACCTCTATGGTATTTGCCACTGTATTAATTGGATTTTTAGGATTTATGGTTTGGGCCCATCATATGTTTACTGTTGGATTGGGCCCAATTGCTAATGCGATTTTTTCGATTTCTACAATGTTGATTGCTGTTCCTACGGGTATCAAAATTTTTAATTGGTTATTCACTATGTGGAAGGGATCGATTACAGTCACCACACCAATGCTCTGGTCCCTTGGATTTATTCCTACGTTTACTTTTGGTGGAATGACAGGCGTGATGCTGGCAATGGCCCCAGCCGATTATCTCTATCATGATACGTATTTTGTTGTAGGACATTTCCATTATGTCATTATTAGTGGGGTTGTTTTTGGAATCCTTGGAGGAATTCATTATTGGTGGCCAAAAATGTTTGGATATATGCTAAATGAGAAGGTAGGAAAAACTTCATTTTGGTTGTTTTTTGTTGGGTTTCATTTAACCTTTTTCGTTCACCATATTCTTGGATTAATTGGAATGCCACGCAGGTACTGGACATATGGTGCGGATCAAGGATTTGATATATACCATCAGATTAGCTTTGTTGGGGTTATCGTCATGAGTGTAGGAGCCCTATTTTATTTAAGTAATTTTTTCTATTCGAATAGACATAAAGTGAGTGCAGGAAATGATCCATGGAATGGTAGAACACTCGAATGGTCCATTCCTTCGCCCCCACCTTTTTACAATTTTAATCAACTCCCATTGGTGAGGGGGTTGGATCCTTTATGGATCGAAAAAATGAATGGGAAGCAATGTTTATCCCCAAGCGAGCCATTATCAGATATACACATGCCTAACAGAAGCATTTTACCTTTCATTATGGCTTTGGGTATAGGAATTCTTAGCATAGGAATTATTTATATAGATCAGGGAATTTTTATTGCTATATTAGGTGGCGCCATCATTTTGATTTCCATGCTCTTACGTTCAATTATGGATGATCATGGGTATGTTCTACCAAAAAGTGAGTTAGAGACTAAAGAGGAACAGGGGTAA
- a CDS encoding carbon starvation protein A: MSGIWLAVVGMIVFFLGYRYYSKFIAEKIYRLDPNYVTPAHQFKDGVDYVPTNKFVLWGHHFTSVAGAAPIVGPAIAVYWGWLPALLWVTLGTVFAAGVHDFGALVLSARNKGQSVGTIANKLIGQRAKILFLFIILLLVLMVNAVFAWVIANLFISFPASVLSVFIQIPLAVWIGYHVYKRNGNMLIPSLIALAVMYLTAILASNVEFLQIDLVRYFGGEGSTVLGMTATSMAFFVWIIILMVYVYIASTLPVWKLLQPRDFINSHQLIVGLAILYLGLLFSNPEVTAPTMNTDATTSWFPLLFITIACGAISGFHGLVSSGTSSKQLDKETDARFVGYFGAVGEGILALIAIIAVVTFFPTTADFTATYSGFSEATAAGLGVFIQGAGVLAQGIGIPTTVATTIVSIIVVSFAATTLDSSVRLMRYIISELGQEYNFQPITKTHVATTVAVVSSAALTLLPQGPNGFGSGGYLLWPLFGTSNQLLAGITLLLITIWLKRQGRNYLPTLIPMVFLMFMTLWAMVQQVFTEWSPWNPDTSNWLLFILGSIVMVFALWITLTAISEIFKKDKNDLNISA; the protein is encoded by the coding sequence ATGAGTGGAATTTGGCTCGCGGTAGTCGGTATGATTGTTTTCTTTTTAGGATATCGGTATTATTCCAAATTTATTGCAGAGAAAATTTATCGACTTGACCCAAATTATGTAACGCCTGCCCACCAATTTAAGGATGGGGTAGACTATGTGCCTACCAATAAATTTGTGTTGTGGGGGCACCATTTCACTTCCGTTGCTGGTGCAGCACCTATCGTAGGACCAGCTATTGCGGTCTATTGGGGATGGTTACCTGCATTATTATGGGTAACGTTAGGAACCGTTTTTGCTGCTGGAGTCCATGATTTTGGAGCTCTAGTATTATCAGCAAGAAACAAAGGACAATCGGTAGGAACGATTGCCAACAAATTAATTGGCCAGAGAGCAAAGATCTTATTCTTGTTCATCATTTTGTTACTTGTATTAATGGTTAACGCAGTATTTGCTTGGGTAATTGCAAATTTATTTATTTCGTTCCCGGCAAGTGTACTTTCAGTCTTCATCCAAATCCCATTAGCCGTTTGGATTGGATACCACGTTTATAAGAGAAATGGGAATATGCTTATTCCATCTTTGATTGCATTAGCAGTCATGTATTTAACCGCAATTTTAGCTAGTAATGTTGAATTTTTACAAATTGATTTAGTTAGATACTTCGGTGGAGAAGGATCAACAGTCCTGGGTATGACTGCTACCTCAATGGCGTTTTTCGTATGGATAATCATCCTTATGGTTTATGTTTATATCGCGTCTACCCTACCTGTATGGAAGCTATTACAACCGAGAGATTTTATTAACTCACATCAATTAATAGTTGGTCTTGCTATTCTTTACTTAGGATTATTATTCTCAAATCCTGAAGTAACCGCGCCAACTATGAATACTGACGCGACTACTTCTTGGTTCCCGTTATTATTTATAACAATTGCCTGCGGTGCCATTTCAGGATTTCACGGACTCGTTTCATCTGGAACTTCATCGAAACAATTAGATAAAGAAACAGATGCTAGGTTTGTTGGTTACTTCGGAGCGGTAGGAGAAGGTATATTGGCTCTTATTGCCATTATTGCTGTTGTGACATTCTTCCCAACTACTGCTGACTTCACAGCAACATATAGTGGTTTTTCAGAAGCCACTGCAGCAGGATTAGGTGTATTTATTCAAGGTGCAGGTGTTTTAGCACAAGGTATTGGGATTCCTACAACCGTTGCTACAACAATCGTTTCTATTATTGTTGTAAGTTTTGCTGCAACAACTCTAGATTCATCCGTTCGTTTAATGCGTTATATTATTTCTGAATTAGGCCAAGAATATAACTTCCAACCTATTACTAAAACACATGTAGCCACAACTGTAGCTGTTGTATCAAGTGCAGCTTTAACTCTATTACCTCAAGGACCTAATGGTTTTGGCTCAGGAGGATATCTCTTATGGCCGCTTTTCGGTACTTCTAACCAGTTATTAGCTGGTATTACATTATTGCTAATTACTATATGGCTAAAACGTCAGGGTAGAAATTACTTGCCTACTCTGATCCCAATGGTCTTCCTGATGTTTATGACCCTATGGGCTATGGTACAACAAGTATTCACAGAGTGGTCACCTTGGAATCCTGACACTTCTAACTGGTTATTGTTTATCCTTGGTTCGATTGTAATGGTATTTGCCCTGTGGATTACACTTACAGCTATATCTGAAATCTTTAAAAAAGACAAAAATGATCTAAACATAAGTGCATAA
- the nadC gene encoding carboxylating nicotinate-nucleotide diphosphorylase, whose protein sequence is MNHLKLQQLLEQFFIEDMGDQDVSSNLLFNNGQHGKVVFLAKEPGVFCGKDIIKTGFHLMDPKIEVEVRIQDGTSVEKGMVIAEAFGEVKYLLSAERVILNLIQRMSGIATKTKQAVDLLNSNHTRICDTRKTTPGLRMLEKYAVRCGGGFNHRLGLYDAIMLKDNHISFAGSITNALKTARSQVGHMVKIEVETETEEQVREAVEANVDVIMFDNRTPDEIKKFIKLVPSHIVTEASGGITLETLGDYSMTGVDYISLGFLTHSVKALDISVKVFF, encoded by the coding sequence ATGAACCATTTAAAGTTGCAGCAATTACTAGAGCAATTTTTTATTGAAGATATGGGAGATCAGGATGTGTCAAGTAATCTTTTATTCAATAATGGTCAACATGGAAAAGTGGTTTTTCTAGCTAAAGAACCGGGAGTTTTTTGTGGAAAAGATATAATAAAAACAGGCTTTCATCTAATGGATCCCAAAATAGAGGTAGAGGTGCGTATACAAGATGGAACCTCCGTTGAAAAAGGGATGGTTATAGCTGAAGCATTTGGAGAGGTTAAATATTTATTGTCGGCAGAACGTGTGATATTAAATCTTATCCAAAGAATGAGTGGGATTGCAACGAAAACGAAACAGGCTGTAGACCTTCTAAATAGCAATCATACGAGAATTTGTGATACTAGAAAAACAACACCCGGACTTAGAATGCTAGAGAAATATGCCGTTCGTTGTGGCGGAGGATTTAACCACCGTTTGGGGCTTTATGATGCAATCATGCTTAAGGATAATCACATTTCTTTTGCAGGCTCAATCACAAACGCGCTCAAAACCGCTCGCTCTCAAGTGGGTCATATGGTAAAAATCGAAGTGGAGACTGAAACAGAAGAGCAGGTTCGGGAAGCTGTAGAAGCAAATGTTGATGTCATCATGTTTGATAATCGTACACCAGACGAAATTAAAAAATTTATAAAATTAGTTCCATCCCATATAGTGACTGAGGCATCTGGAGGTATTACATTAGAAACTCTCGGAGATTACTCTATGACTGGTGTTGATTATATTTCATTAGGCTTTTTAACACATTCAGTAAAAGCTTTAGATATTAGTGTGAAGGTATTTTTTTAA
- a CDS encoding YfhD family protein produces MTRGQSQNGNKDKTNLPQTPKTQKSDGRDIEFSQELADVEDLEAQERSKAADARTHNKE; encoded by the coding sequence ATGACTAGAGGACAAAGTCAAAATGGTAACAAAGACAAAACAAATTTACCTCAGACACCAAAGACTCAAAAATCAGACGGGAGAGATATTGAATTTTCACAAGAATTAGCAGATGTAGAGGATTTAGAAGCACAAGAAAGATCTAAGGCTGCTGATGCAAGAACACATAATAAAGAGTAG
- the nadA gene encoding quinolinate synthase NadA has product MNFFDTLEKKTNILPKKYRQMTVEQLEDRMREIKREMGSKLFIPGHHYQKDEVIQFADARGDSLKLAQWSAENEEAEHIVFCGVHFMAETADIVTKENQKVYLPDMRAGCSMADMADIKQTERCWRELGELFGETILPLTYVNSTAAIKAFVGKNKGATVTSSNAEKMVSWAFTQKERILFLPDQHLGRNTAYNLGIPLEQMAVWDPHVNQLLFEGELEDVKVILWKGHCSVHENFTVENVAQVREQYPEMKIIVHPECRREVVALSDFSGSTNYIIDQIEKSEEGTSWAIGTEMNLVKRIIKEHPDRHIISLNQDMCPCLTMNRIDLPHLVWCLDSVVDGNPHNVIKVDEEIAMYAREALNQMLERA; this is encoded by the coding sequence GTGAATTTTTTTGATACTTTAGAGAAGAAGACAAATATTTTGCCGAAAAAGTATCGTCAAATGACAGTTGAACAATTAGAAGACCGCATGCGAGAGATCAAAAGGGAGATGGGTTCAAAGCTTTTCATACCTGGTCATCACTATCAAAAAGACGAAGTGATTCAATTTGCTGATGCAAGAGGTGATTCCTTAAAATTGGCTCAGTGGTCAGCGGAAAATGAAGAAGCTGAACATATTGTGTTTTGTGGAGTTCACTTTATGGCGGAAACAGCTGATATTGTCACAAAAGAAAATCAAAAAGTTTATCTGCCAGATATGCGTGCGGGATGTTCAATGGCTGATATGGCAGATATAAAGCAAACCGAAAGATGTTGGAGGGAGCTAGGTGAATTGTTTGGAGAAACTATTCTACCATTAACCTATGTAAACTCCACAGCCGCTATAAAAGCGTTTGTTGGAAAAAACAAAGGAGCGACAGTTACCTCTTCAAACGCAGAGAAAATGGTCAGTTGGGCTTTTACACAAAAAGAACGGATATTGTTTTTACCAGATCAACATCTTGGAAGAAATACTGCGTATAATTTGGGTATACCATTGGAACAAATGGCAGTTTGGGATCCACATGTAAATCAACTACTTTTTGAAGGCGAATTAGAGGATGTTAAGGTGATTTTATGGAAAGGTCATTGTTCTGTACATGAAAATTTCACGGTGGAAAATGTTGCACAAGTACGCGAACAGTATCCTGAAATGAAAATAATTGTTCATCCAGAGTGCCGTCGGGAAGTAGTCGCTTTATCCGACTTTTCCGGGTCAACGAATTATATTATAGATCAAATTGAAAAGTCTGAAGAAGGTACTTCCTGGGCGATTGGGACAGAAATGAACTTAGTGAAACGGATTATTAAGGAACATCCAGATCGTCATATTATCTCTTTAAATCAAGATATGTGTCCTTGTTTGACTATGAATCGTATTGATCTACCACATCTCGTTTGGTGTTTAGATTCAGTTGTTGATGGTAACCCTCACAATGTGATAAAAGTAGACGAGGAAATTGCAATGTATGCTAGAGAAGCATTAAATCAAATGCTTGAACGGGCTTAA
- a CDS encoding exonuclease SbcCD subunit D yields MKFFHTADWHLGKLVQGVYMTEEQAFILQQFLKEIENEKPDCVVIAGDLYDRAVPPTEAINLLNEILEKIVLDLKTPVIAIAGNHDSPGRLHFGSKIMKTSGFHIIGELSLPIEPVVLEDNHGEVHFHLVPYTEPSIIRKLLNNEEIKTHNDALEALVVHIEEKKVQSARHVFVGHLFATPNGEAKENTSTSERPLSIGGAEYVSHHHFKGFHYTALGHLHQAHYVGDERVRYAGSLLKYSVSEEKHKKGYYAVEIDESGNTTVEKRLLTANRDLYTVEGFIEDIEKHARCEDFVFVRLLNDTPVLSAMERVRSVYPNAMHIERSLRTSTSNMDFQQTMDRTKLDDLSLFKAFYKEIKGTEVSKEVEGLFKETIQELLQAEGERR; encoded by the coding sequence ATGAAGTTTTTTCACACAGCAGATTGGCATTTAGGAAAACTGGTGCAAGGAGTTTATATGACAGAGGAACAAGCGTTTATTCTTCAACAATTTTTAAAAGAAATAGAAAATGAGAAACCAGATTGCGTTGTCATTGCAGGTGACTTATATGATCGAGCTGTCCCGCCTACAGAAGCTATTAATCTTCTAAATGAAATTTTGGAAAAAATAGTGTTAGATCTAAAAACTCCTGTGATTGCAATTGCAGGAAATCATGATAGTCCGGGAAGATTACACTTTGGTAGCAAAATTATGAAAACATCAGGATTTCACATCATAGGAGAACTGTCATTGCCAATAGAACCAGTTGTTTTAGAGGATAACCATGGAGAAGTCCATTTTCATTTAGTTCCTTATACGGAGCCTAGTATTATTCGTAAACTATTAAACAATGAAGAAATCAAAACTCATAATGATGCTCTAGAAGCACTGGTTGTTCATATCGAGGAGAAAAAGGTTCAAAGTGCTAGGCACGTCTTTGTTGGTCATTTATTTGCAACACCTAATGGAGAAGCAAAGGAAAATACAAGTACATCTGAACGCCCATTATCGATTGGTGGAGCTGAGTATGTTAGCCATCATCATTTTAAGGGATTCCACTATACAGCCTTAGGGCATCTCCATCAAGCTCATTACGTTGGAGACGAAAGAGTTAGATATGCGGGGTCTCTGCTTAAATATTCTGTGTCAGAGGAAAAACATAAGAAAGGCTATTATGCAGTTGAAATAGATGAGTCGGGAAATACAACTGTTGAAAAGAGACTGTTGACCGCTAATCGGGACCTTTATACTGTCGAAGGGTTTATCGAGGATATAGAAAAACATGCTCGTTGTGAAGACTTTGTGTTTGTGAGATTGCTTAACGATACACCAGTATTATCAGCTATGGAAAGAGTACGATCTGTGTATCCGAACGCTATGCATATAGAGAGATCTCTCAGAACGTCTACATCAAATATGGATTTTCAACAAACTATGGACCGAACAAAATTAGATGATTTATCCCTCTTTAAAGCATTTTATAAAGAGATAAAGGGAACTGAGGTAAGTAAGGAAGTTGAAGGATTATTTAAAGAGACCATTCAAGAATTATTACAGGCAGAAGGTGAAAGACGATGA
- a CDS encoding CGCGG family rSAM-modified RiPP protein, with protein MKEINWSVPLESEEYKEDIELMVKAAMAAIEETAPGYYVNLVTPGCHGHPDEYLLPRLKNLFGTVISSKFINQCGCGGFVYRVWKNSVENN; from the coding sequence ATGAAAGAAATAAATTGGTCCGTACCATTAGAAAGTGAAGAGTATAAAGAAGATATAGAATTAATGGTAAAAGCTGCTATGGCAGCAATTGAGGAAACTGCACCTGGATATTACGTCAATTTAGTTACACCAGGATGTCATGGTCACCCTGATGAATACTTACTTCCTCGATTGAAGAATTTGTTTGGAACAGTTATATCTTCAAAATTCATTAACCAATGTGGTTGTGGTGGATTTGTTTATCGAGTATGGAAGAATAGCGTTGAAAATAATTGA
- a CDS encoding zinc-binding dehydrogenase: MKAILHSGKEGMEGLSFGEAEEPIVEKNQVKIKLFSSGMNRRDLIVTTRHKADQPPLIPGSDGAGIIVELGGGVTNFQVGDEVIINPGLGWFEKSDAPPKGFEILGLPDNGTFAEYIVLPIENVVKKPSHLSFEEAGVIGLAGLTGYRSLFTRGQVKKGDTVLLPGIGSGVLTFILKYAKAIGARVIVTSRSEDKLAAAEKLGADKGILTQSDWNKELADEKIDLVIESIGRATFNKSLSVLRKGGTLVTFGATTEDEIDINIRTFFYAQQNILGSTMGSGEEFNEMLHFIEKHQIKPEVDRVFHLSEYKTAFEYLSDSKNFGKIGFKI; this comes from the coding sequence TTGAAAGCTATTTTACATAGTGGGAAAGAAGGGATGGAGGGACTTTCCTTTGGAGAAGCAGAGGAACCAATAGTTGAAAAAAACCAAGTGAAAATTAAATTATTTTCATCTGGAATGAACCGTCGTGATTTAATAGTAACCACTCGCCATAAAGCAGATCAGCCACCGTTAATTCCAGGTTCTGATGGAGCAGGTATCATAGTTGAATTAGGAGGAGGTGTAACTAACTTTCAAGTAGGAGATGAAGTCATAATAAATCCTGGTCTTGGTTGGTTTGAAAAAAGTGATGCTCCTCCTAAAGGCTTTGAAATCTTAGGCTTACCAGACAACGGAACATTTGCTGAATACATTGTACTTCCTATCGAAAATGTGGTAAAAAAACCATCGCATTTAAGCTTTGAAGAAGCAGGAGTAATTGGCTTAGCCGGCCTCACTGGTTATCGTTCTCTTTTTACGAGAGGGCAAGTAAAAAAAGGTGATACAGTCTTGCTTCCTGGGATTGGGAGTGGTGTCTTAACTTTCATTCTGAAATACGCTAAAGCTATAGGGGCAAGAGTTATTGTTACTTCTAGAAGTGAAGATAAGTTGGCAGCAGCTGAAAAGCTTGGGGCTGACAAGGGAATTTTGACCCAATCGGATTGGAATAAGGAACTAGCAGATGAAAAAATCGATCTTGTTATAGAGTCTATTGGCCGTGCTACCTTTAATAAATCCTTAAGTGTACTTAGAAAGGGTGGAACCTTAGTAACCTTCGGTGCAACAACGGAGGATGAGATAGACATCAACATACGCACTTTTTTCTATGCGCAACAAAATATTTTGGGTAGCACAATGGGTAGTGGAGAAGAATTTAATGAAATGCTTCACTTTATAGAGAAGCATCAGATCAAACCAGAAGTTGATCGAGTCTTCCATTTGTCTGAATATAAAACAGCATTTGAGTATTTGAGCGACTCCAAAAACTTTGGGAAAATTGGATTTAAAATTTAA
- a CDS encoding cory-CC-star protein: MKNVGSSLKRIFEMYEEVLSLPHKMEIARELRDEDDLFLLLLYSDMLGIPNPAFYYTLELYPYIIEKFHDWHLRMGMEHSPLDGIRCC; encoded by the coding sequence ATGAAAAACGTTGGATCTTCACTTAAGAGGATTTTTGAAATGTATGAAGAAGTACTAAGCTTACCCCATAAAATGGAAATAGCAAGAGAGTTAAGAGATGAGGATGATTTATTCTTATTACTTCTTTATTCAGATATGCTTGGGATTCCTAACCCAGCTTTTTACTATACGCTTGAGCTCTATCCATATATTATAGAAAAATTCCATGACTGGCACTTACGTATGGGCATGGAACATTCTCCCCTTGATGGAATTCGTTGTTGTTGA